From Primulina tabacum isolate GXHZ01 chromosome 2, ASM2559414v2, whole genome shotgun sequence, one genomic window encodes:
- the LOC142536806 gene encoding transcription factor PHYTOCHROME INTERACTING FACTOR-LIKE 13-like isoform X1, which produces MDAIYLPDWKTDVEGQFPEPNQRRQLGLDNGLVELLWQNGEVVLHSQTCRKRNHDPMKSKQVNENDQTMSPVVGNLVTNLIQDDETISWIHCPIDEAFEKEFCSDFMSENPASTAVQANKPSGSMEFEKPFKFSVSDVTHVHQTSQPPTFAPPPIFETFESALQDQRSGHVRRTDNLDFPGKTPVYNHMGCSEIHELSVRTIGSSHCGSNQLASSCGIGRRTVSPGVNENHTRNVSPRSDNGERETHDQTISSSYGGSGSSFWKTGKQSNDTNRHKRSRIVTGFEFPSDATEFESASGNKSSQNTGTNRRSRVAEVHNLSERRRRDKINEKMKALQDLIPHSNKSDKASMLDEAIEYMKSLQSQIQLMWMGSGMAPMVLPGMQQFMPRMGLGIGPTTIPTVPNLMQLSRISLVDQAMAINPATNQATAGLRQVLNPVNYQNQMQNPGFAEQYANYMALCSMQNISQPMNIFGFSSHSSQQNHHASAPPGSGNGSVP; this is translated from the exons ATGGATGCTATATATCTTCCTGATTGGAAGACTGATGTTGAAGGTCAATTCCCTGAGCCTAATCAGAGAAGACAGTTGGG ACTAGATAATGGGCTAGTGGAGTTGTTATGGCAGAATGGGGAGGTGGTTTTGCATAGCCAAACTTGCCGAAAACGGAACCACGATCCCATGAAGTCCAAGCAAGTTAACGAGAATGACCAAACAATGAGTCCCGTTGTCGGTAACCTGGTGACTAATCTTATTCAAGATGATGAGACAATCTCATGGATTCATTGCCCGATTGATGAAGCTTTCGAGAAGGAGTTTTGTTCCGACTTCATGTCTGAAAATCCTGCGTCTACCGCGGTTCAGGCTAACAAGCCATCCGGGTCGATGGAATTTGAAAAACCTTTCAAGTTTAGTGTATCGGATGTTACCCATGTTCACCAAACTTCGCAACCGCCAACTTTTGCCCCACCTCCAATTTTTGAAACCTTTGAATCAGCCCTCCAAGATCAGAGATCTGGACATGTTAGAAGAACTGATAATCTTGACTTTCCAGGTAAAACACCAGTATATAATCATATGGGATGCAgtgaaattcatgaattatctgTTCGGACGATAGGGTCAAGCCATTGCGGCAGCAATCAACTTGCATCTAGCTGCGGGATTGGTAGAAGAACTGTGTCACCAGGGGTGAACGAGAACCATACTCGAAATGTGAGCCCTCGAAGTGACAACGGGGAAAGAGAGACACATGACCAAACCATTTCATCGTCATATGGAGGATCCGGCAGTAGTTTTTGGAAAACCGGCAAGCAATCCAATGACACCAATCGCCACAAAAGGAGCAGAATTGTGACCGGATTTGAATTCCCAAGTGAT GCTACTGAATTCGAATCAGCTTCAGGGAATAAGTCATCCCAAAATACCGGAACGAATCGTAGAAGCCGTGTAGCTGAAGTGCATAACTTATCTGAAAGG AGACGGAGGGACAAGATCAACGAGAAGATGAAGGCATTGCAGGATCTGATCCCTCACTCCAACAAG TCGGATAAAGCATCGATGCTAGACGAGGCAATCGAATACATGAAATCCCTTCAATCACAAATCCAG TTAATGTGGATGGGGAGTGGAATGGCACCAATGGTACTTCCAGGCATGCAACAGTTCATGCCTAGAATGGGACTGGGAATCGGCCCCACGACGATTCCTACAGTCCCCAATCTCATGCAGCTATCTAGGATTTCACTCGTTGATCAAGCCATGGCTATTAATCCCGCAACAAATCAAGCTACTGCCGGCCTGAGGCAGGTTTTGAATCCTGTGAACTATCAAAACCAGATGCAAAATCCAGGTTTTGCTGAGCAATATGCTAATTACATGGCCCTCTGCTCAATGCAAAATATTTCCCAG CCAATGAACATCTTCGGCTTTAGCTCACATTCATCGCAGCAAAATCATCATGCGTCGGCACCTCCCGGAAGTGGCAATGGATCTGTTCCGTGA
- the LOC142536806 gene encoding transcription factor PHYTOCHROME INTERACTING FACTOR-LIKE 13-like isoform X2, with product MDAIYLPDWKTDVEGQFPEPNQRRQLGLDNGLVELLWQNGEVVLHSQTCRKRNHDPMKSKQVNENDQTMSPVVGNLVTNLIQDDETISWIHCPIDEAFEKEFCSDFMSENPASTAVQANKPSGSMEFEKPFKFSVSDVTHVHQTSQPPTFAPPPIFETFESALQDQRSGHVRRTDNLDFPGSSHCGSNQLASSCGIGRRTVSPGVNENHTRNVSPRSDNGERETHDQTISSSYGGSGSSFWKTGKQSNDTNRHKRSRIVTGFEFPSDATEFESASGNKSSQNTGTNRRSRVAEVHNLSERRRRDKINEKMKALQDLIPHSNKSDKASMLDEAIEYMKSLQSQIQLMWMGSGMAPMVLPGMQQFMPRMGLGIGPTTIPTVPNLMQLSRISLVDQAMAINPATNQATAGLRQVLNPVNYQNQMQNPGFAEQYANYMALCSMQNISQPMNIFGFSSHSSQQNHHASAPPGSGNGSVP from the exons ATGGATGCTATATATCTTCCTGATTGGAAGACTGATGTTGAAGGTCAATTCCCTGAGCCTAATCAGAGAAGACAGTTGGG ACTAGATAATGGGCTAGTGGAGTTGTTATGGCAGAATGGGGAGGTGGTTTTGCATAGCCAAACTTGCCGAAAACGGAACCACGATCCCATGAAGTCCAAGCAAGTTAACGAGAATGACCAAACAATGAGTCCCGTTGTCGGTAACCTGGTGACTAATCTTATTCAAGATGATGAGACAATCTCATGGATTCATTGCCCGATTGATGAAGCTTTCGAGAAGGAGTTTTGTTCCGACTTCATGTCTGAAAATCCTGCGTCTACCGCGGTTCAGGCTAACAAGCCATCCGGGTCGATGGAATTTGAAAAACCTTTCAAGTTTAGTGTATCGGATGTTACCCATGTTCACCAAACTTCGCAACCGCCAACTTTTGCCCCACCTCCAATTTTTGAAACCTTTGAATCAGCCCTCCAAGATCAGAGATCTGGACATGTTAGAAGAACTGATAATCTTGACTTTCCAG GGTCAAGCCATTGCGGCAGCAATCAACTTGCATCTAGCTGCGGGATTGGTAGAAGAACTGTGTCACCAGGGGTGAACGAGAACCATACTCGAAATGTGAGCCCTCGAAGTGACAACGGGGAAAGAGAGACACATGACCAAACCATTTCATCGTCATATGGAGGATCCGGCAGTAGTTTTTGGAAAACCGGCAAGCAATCCAATGACACCAATCGCCACAAAAGGAGCAGAATTGTGACCGGATTTGAATTCCCAAGTGAT GCTACTGAATTCGAATCAGCTTCAGGGAATAAGTCATCCCAAAATACCGGAACGAATCGTAGAAGCCGTGTAGCTGAAGTGCATAACTTATCTGAAAGG AGACGGAGGGACAAGATCAACGAGAAGATGAAGGCATTGCAGGATCTGATCCCTCACTCCAACAAG TCGGATAAAGCATCGATGCTAGACGAGGCAATCGAATACATGAAATCCCTTCAATCACAAATCCAG TTAATGTGGATGGGGAGTGGAATGGCACCAATGGTACTTCCAGGCATGCAACAGTTCATGCCTAGAATGGGACTGGGAATCGGCCCCACGACGATTCCTACAGTCCCCAATCTCATGCAGCTATCTAGGATTTCACTCGTTGATCAAGCCATGGCTATTAATCCCGCAACAAATCAAGCTACTGCCGGCCTGAGGCAGGTTTTGAATCCTGTGAACTATCAAAACCAGATGCAAAATCCAGGTTTTGCTGAGCAATATGCTAATTACATGGCCCTCTGCTCAATGCAAAATATTTCCCAG CCAATGAACATCTTCGGCTTTAGCTCACATTCATCGCAGCAAAATCATCATGCGTCGGCACCTCCCGGAAGTGGCAATGGATCTGTTCCGTGA
- the LOC142536807 gene encoding pentatricopeptide repeat-containing protein At3g59040 — protein MPQNSTIFLKSFIPAPSTRISSKSYGRENLVGANIHVCKRAQVVCLGMLAPRKFMQKRKKVEVFKDAADEADQKNWRKIMLEIEESDSAIAVLRSRRSKGEPLPKDLVVGTLVRFKQLKKWKLVGEILEWLRTQHWWDFKEMDFLMLITAYGKQGDFNKAERVLSYMNQKGYAPHVISYTALMEAYGNGGQYSKAEAIFRRMQSSGPEPSAVTYQIILNTFVKGDKFREAEEIFETLLDKETSPLKPDQKMFHMMIYMYKKAGSYDKARQLFALMPERGVQQTTVTYNSLMSFETNYKQVANMFDRMQRAGNQPDVVSYALLINAYGKARREEEALAVFEEMLDAGLRPTQKAYNILLDAFAISGMVEQARIVFKSMRRDRCTPDLCSYTTMLSAYVNASDMEGAEKFFRRIKQDGLEPNVVTHGILIKGYAKVINLEKMMEKYGEMRALGIKANPTIFTTIMDAYGRNKDFGGAVVWYNEMLSSGTPPDQKAKNVLLSLAKTAEEQMEANQLVEGRTFEGRLKDVSSDEVDNVNDDGEVENEEKRFIFEDEDEDDDDDLTSM, from the exons ATGCCTCAAAATTcaacaatttttcttaaatcctTCATTCCAGCTCCTTCCACTAGAATTTCAag TAAGTCATATGGTCGTGAGAATTTAGTCGGTGCCAATATTCACGTATGTAAGAGGGCACAGGTAGTCTGTCTGGGTATGTTGGCACCAAGAAAGTTCATGCAGAAGAGGAAGAAAGTGGAGGTTTTTAAGGATGCTGCGGATGAAGCAGACCAGAAGAACTGGAGAAAAATTATGCTTGAAATTGAGGAATCGGATTCTGCGATTGCAGTGCTCAGGAGTCGAAGATCGAAGGGCGAGCCTCTCCCTAAAGACTTGGTTGTTGGAACCCTGGTTCGGTTTAAGCAGCTTAAGAAGTGGAAGCTTGTTGGTGAG ATTCTTGAATGGCTTCGAACTCAACATTGGTGGGATTTTAAAGAGATGGACTTCTTGATGCTCATAACTGCCTATGGAAAGCAAGGAGATTTTAACAAAGCTGAGAGGGTTCTAAGCTACATGAACCAAAAAGGTTATGCGCCTCATGTCATATCATATACCGCTCTTATGGAGGCATATGGCAATGGAGGTCAATATAGTAAAGCAGAAGCTATATTTCGAAGGATGCAATCTTCAGGCCCTGAACCCTCTGCAGTGACATATCAAATTATTCTTAACACATTTGTTAAG GGTGACAAGTTTAGAGAAGCTGAGGAAATCTTTGAGACCCTCCTAGATAAAGAAACTTCACCTTTAAAACCAGACCAGAAAATGTTCCACATGATGATTTACATGTACAAAAAGGCTGGAAGTTATGACAAAGCTCGTCAACTATTTGCATTGATGCCTGAGAGAGGAGTTCAGCAAACCACTGTTACATACAATAGCCTGATGTCATTTGAAACTAACTACAAGCAGGTCGCAAATATGTTTGACCGG ATGCAAAGAGCGGGTAATCAACCCGATGTTGTGAGCTATGCACTGCTCATTAATGCCTATGGAAAAGCCAGGAGAGAAGAAGAGGCATTGGCTGTATTTGAGGAGATGCTTGATGCTGGCCTTAG GCCGACACAGAAAGCATACAACATCTTGCTTGATGCTTTTGCAATCTCAGGAATGGTGGAGCAGGCACGAATTGTATTCAAGAGCATGCGGAGAGACAG ATGTACGCCAGATCTGTGTTCCTATACAACTATGCTCTCTGCCTATGTTAATGCATCTGATATGGAAGGTGCCGAGAAGTTTTTCCGAAGGATTAAACAAGATGGATTGGAACCAAATGTTGTCACTCACGGGATTCTGATAAAAGGTTACGCTAAAGTAATTAATCTTGAAAAGATGATGGAGAAATATGGTGAAATGCGTGCCCTTGGGATCAAAGCTAATCCAACCATTTTCACCACAATCATGGATGCTTATGGCAGAAACAAGGATTTTGGTGGTGCAGTGGTTTGGTACAATGAAATGCTATCGAGTGGCACCCCTCCTGATCAGAAAGCGAAGAATGTTCTCTTATCTTTGGCGAAAACAGCAGAAGAACAAATGGAAGCTAATCAACTAGTCGAAGGTCGAACATTTGAAGGGCGTCTAAAAGATGTCAGTAGTGATGAAGTGGATAATGTGAATGATGACGGTGAAGttgaaaatgaagaaaaaagatttatatttgaagatgaagatgaagatgatgatgatgatttgaCAAGCATGTAG
- the LOC142536808 gene encoding protein DETOXIFICATION 41 isoform X2, whose product MAVEEYQPLMLGLDSHAQIPDLSTGEIEEFLEHGPVAIRWYPRLVAWESRLLWLLSGASIIVLLFNYMLSFVTLMFTGHLGALELAGASVASVGIQGMASAVQTVCGQAYGAKQYGAMGIICQRAIVLHIGAAVMITSLYWFSGPALKAIGQSHSIAAQGQVFARGLIPQLYAFAISCPMQRFLQAQNIVNPLAYMAVGVFFLHVLLNWLVVNVFDYGLVGAALTLSFSWWLLVIIQGIYIRFSPSCKETWTGFSSSAFKGIWPYFKLTVASAVMLCLEIWYFQGLVFVSGLLPNPTVSLDSISICMNYLNWDMQFMLGIAAAASIRVSNELGAGHPRVAQLSVIIVNATSTVISILFSTIVLIFRVGLSKLFTSDSQVIEVVSDLTPLLAISVFLNGMQPVLSGVAIGSGWQAVVAYINLATYYIIGLPIGCILGFKTNLGVAGIWWGMIIGVVLQTLLLFVITARTNWASEVIFGFALTLYHCFLLVS is encoded by the exons ATGGCCGTTGAAGAATACCAGCCATTGATGCTTGGGCTTGACTCTCATGCACAGATTCCTGATTTATCAACAGGTGAAATTGAAGAATTTTTGGAACATGGGCCGGTGGCCATCCGGTGGTACCCTCGACTCGTAGCATGGGAGTCGAGACTTCTCTGGCTTCTCTCCGGTGCTTCTATCATAGTCTTGCTGTTCAATTACATGCTCAGCTTTGTTACCCTTATGTTTACTGGGCATTTAGGTGCACTTGAGCTGGCTGGTGCCTCTGTTGCCAGTGTCGGAATTCAAG GTATGGCAAGTGCAGTTCAAACGGTATGTGGACAAGCTTATGGAGCAAAGCAATATGGAGCAATGGGGATCATTTGCCAAAGAGCAATAGTATTGCACATTGGAGCGGCTGTAATGATCACATCCCTGTATTGGTTTTCAGGGCCAGCGCTTAAAGCTATAGGTCAATCACATAGCATTGCTGCACAAGGCCAAGTTTTCGCTCGAGGACTCATCCCTCAACTCTACGCTTTTGCGATTAGTTGTCCCATGCAAAGATTCCTTCAAGCTCAAAACATTGTTAACCCTTTGGCCTACATGGCTGTAGGAGTATTCTTCTTGCATGTTCTGCTAAACTGGCTTGTAGTTAATGTTTTTGACTATGGACTTGTTGGGGCGGCTCTAACGCTTAGTTTTTCTTGGTGGCTGTTAGTCATTATTCAAGGGATTTACATTAGATTCAGTCCATCTTGCAAAGAAACTTGGACTGGTTTCTCGTCCAGTGCTTTCAAAGGAATATGGCCTTATTTTAAGCTAACCGTGGCTTCTGCCGTTATGTTATG CTTGGAAATATGGTATTTCCAAGGTCTAGTGTTTGTCTCGGGCCTACTCCCTAATCCAACAGTCTCCCTGGACTCTATTTCTATATG CATGAATTACTTGAACTGGGATATGCAATTTATGCTGGGAATAGCAGCTGCGGCCAG CATTCGAGTCAGTAATGAGCTCGGTGCAGGTCATCCTAGGGTAGCCCAGCTCTCAGTCATCATAGTGAATGCAACAAGTACCGTAATCAGCATACTCTTCAGCACAATTGTGCTTATATTCAGGGTTGGATTGAGCAAACTTTTCACAAGTGATTCGCAAGTCATTGAAGTTGTGTCTGATTTGACTCCATTACTTGCCATATCTGTTTTTTTAAATGGAATGCAACCTGTACTATCAG GTGTTGCCATTGGTAGTGGATGGCAAGCTGTGGTTGCTTATATTAACCTGGCCACTTACTATATCATCGGTTTGCCCATTGGATGCATTCTTGGATTCAAAACAAACTTAGGAGTCGCT GGAATTTGGTGGGGGATGATCATTGGAGTTGTATTACAAACCTTGCTTTTATTTGTCATAACTGCAAGAACAAACTGGGCATCTGAGGTAATCTTTGGTTTTGCTTTGACGTTGTATCATTGTTTTTTGCTTGTTTCCTAG
- the LOC142536808 gene encoding protein DETOXIFICATION 41 isoform X1, giving the protein MAVEEYQPLMLGLDSHAQIPDLSTGEIEEFLEHGPVAIRWYPRLVAWESRLLWLLSGASIIVLLFNYMLSFVTLMFTGHLGALELAGASVASVGIQGLAYGVMLGMASAVQTVCGQAYGAKQYGAMGIICQRAIVLHIGAAVMITSLYWFSGPALKAIGQSHSIAAQGQVFARGLIPQLYAFAISCPMQRFLQAQNIVNPLAYMAVGVFFLHVLLNWLVVNVFDYGLVGAALTLSFSWWLLVIIQGIYIRFSPSCKETWTGFSSSAFKGIWPYFKLTVASAVMLCLEIWYFQGLVFVSGLLPNPTVSLDSISICMNYLNWDMQFMLGIAAAASIRVSNELGAGHPRVAQLSVIIVNATSTVISILFSTIVLIFRVGLSKLFTSDSQVIEVVSDLTPLLAISVFLNGMQPVLSGVAIGSGWQAVVAYINLATYYIIGLPIGCILGFKTNLGVAGIWWGMIIGVVLQTLLLFVITARTNWASEVIFGFALTLYHCFLLVS; this is encoded by the exons ATGGCCGTTGAAGAATACCAGCCATTGATGCTTGGGCTTGACTCTCATGCACAGATTCCTGATTTATCAACAGGTGAAATTGAAGAATTTTTGGAACATGGGCCGGTGGCCATCCGGTGGTACCCTCGACTCGTAGCATGGGAGTCGAGACTTCTCTGGCTTCTCTCCGGTGCTTCTATCATAGTCTTGCTGTTCAATTACATGCTCAGCTTTGTTACCCTTATGTTTACTGGGCATTTAGGTGCACTTGAGCTGGCTGGTGCCTCTGTTGCCAGTGTCGGAATTCAAGGTCTTGCTTATGGTGTCATG CTAGGTATGGCAAGTGCAGTTCAAACGGTATGTGGACAAGCTTATGGAGCAAAGCAATATGGAGCAATGGGGATCATTTGCCAAAGAGCAATAGTATTGCACATTGGAGCGGCTGTAATGATCACATCCCTGTATTGGTTTTCAGGGCCAGCGCTTAAAGCTATAGGTCAATCACATAGCATTGCTGCACAAGGCCAAGTTTTCGCTCGAGGACTCATCCCTCAACTCTACGCTTTTGCGATTAGTTGTCCCATGCAAAGATTCCTTCAAGCTCAAAACATTGTTAACCCTTTGGCCTACATGGCTGTAGGAGTATTCTTCTTGCATGTTCTGCTAAACTGGCTTGTAGTTAATGTTTTTGACTATGGACTTGTTGGGGCGGCTCTAACGCTTAGTTTTTCTTGGTGGCTGTTAGTCATTATTCAAGGGATTTACATTAGATTCAGTCCATCTTGCAAAGAAACTTGGACTGGTTTCTCGTCCAGTGCTTTCAAAGGAATATGGCCTTATTTTAAGCTAACCGTGGCTTCTGCCGTTATGTTATG CTTGGAAATATGGTATTTCCAAGGTCTAGTGTTTGTCTCGGGCCTACTCCCTAATCCAACAGTCTCCCTGGACTCTATTTCTATATG CATGAATTACTTGAACTGGGATATGCAATTTATGCTGGGAATAGCAGCTGCGGCCAG CATTCGAGTCAGTAATGAGCTCGGTGCAGGTCATCCTAGGGTAGCCCAGCTCTCAGTCATCATAGTGAATGCAACAAGTACCGTAATCAGCATACTCTTCAGCACAATTGTGCTTATATTCAGGGTTGGATTGAGCAAACTTTTCACAAGTGATTCGCAAGTCATTGAAGTTGTGTCTGATTTGACTCCATTACTTGCCATATCTGTTTTTTTAAATGGAATGCAACCTGTACTATCAG GTGTTGCCATTGGTAGTGGATGGCAAGCTGTGGTTGCTTATATTAACCTGGCCACTTACTATATCATCGGTTTGCCCATTGGATGCATTCTTGGATTCAAAACAAACTTAGGAGTCGCT GGAATTTGGTGGGGGATGATCATTGGAGTTGTATTACAAACCTTGCTTTTATTTGTCATAACTGCAAGAACAAACTGGGCATCTGAGGTAATCTTTGGTTTTGCTTTGACGTTGTATCATTGTTTTTTGCTTGTTTCCTAG